The following coding sequences lie in one Sorghum bicolor cultivar BTx623 chromosome 6, Sorghum_bicolor_NCBIv3, whole genome shotgun sequence genomic window:
- the LOC8069407 gene encoding pathogenesis-related protein PRMS: protein MARTRVSSHLSIFLLLVSLCAHSAASDDGSGSGSGSADADAGRHARAAATVAELLLVHNAARQVVGVPPLTWSAQIAAYAKAYARSRRGDCAPRRSPLFYFGENVFVGRGRHWNATAMVASWVAEGRWYDYGSSSCAAPSGSSCLRYTQVVWRSTTQLGCARIVCDSGDTFLVCDYFPPGNYGKGRPY from the coding sequence ATGGCGAGAACAAGGGTGTCTTCCCACTTGTCTATCTTCTTACTACTGGTCTCACTGTGCGCGCACAGCGCCGCCAGCGAcgacggcagcggcagcggcagcggcagcgcggacgcggacgccggccgccacgCGCGCGCCGCGGCCACCGTCGCCGAGCTCCTGCTGGTTCACAACGCGGCGCGGCAGGTGGTCGGCGTGCCGCCGCTGACATGGAGCGCACAGATCGCGGCGTACGCCAAGGCCTACGCGCGGTCGCGGCGCGGTGACTGCGCGCCGCGTCGGTCGCCGCTGTTCTACTTCGGCGAGAACGTGTTCGTGGGGAGAGGTCGGCACTGGAACGCCACGGCGATGGTGGCGTCGTGGGTGGCGGAAGGGCGGTGGTACGACTACGGGAGCAGCTCCTGTGCCGCGCCGTCCGGGTCGTCGTGCCTGCGGTACACGCAGGTGGTGTGGCGCAGCACCACGCAGCTCGGGTGCGCCAGGATCGTGTGCGACTCCGGCGATACTTTCCTCGTCTGCGACTACTTCCCGCCAGGGAACTACGGCAAGGGAAGGCCCTACTGA